A genome region from Chlorobaculum tepidum TLS includes the following:
- a CDS encoding YdcF family protein has translation MLILSKLLPLLVLPPGICLLLAIAGLLFKRRSLVWISLALLWALSLPVVGQALMHRTEEPWHRVPVEQVRKADAIVVLSGMLQQIHGAPLGEFGEAADRFESGIDLFKAGKAPVLVFTGGQMPWDPDCVPEGELLAARARLRGVPAGSIRLTSTVANTAGEALATALLLGVSPGKPKRIILVTSAFHMQRALMLFMAAGFEVEPCPVDFWATDLKSRTTLLDFIPSANAMNDSATALREMIGQIVYSSGMRFMTLAR, from the coding sequence ATGCTGATCCTGAGTAAACTGCTGCCGCTGCTGGTGCTGCCTCCGGGCATTTGCCTCCTGCTTGCTATTGCGGGCCTGCTTTTCAAGCGCCGCTCCCTCGTCTGGATTTCCCTCGCGCTGCTTTGGGCGCTGAGCCTGCCAGTCGTCGGCCAGGCGCTGATGCATCGGACGGAGGAACCCTGGCATCGCGTGCCGGTCGAGCAGGTGCGGAAAGCCGACGCAATTGTGGTGCTGAGCGGAATGCTTCAGCAGATTCATGGTGCGCCTCTCGGCGAATTCGGAGAGGCGGCGGATCGTTTCGAGAGCGGGATTGATCTCTTCAAGGCGGGCAAAGCTCCGGTTCTCGTCTTTACCGGCGGCCAGATGCCCTGGGATCCTGACTGCGTGCCCGAAGGCGAGCTTCTAGCTGCACGAGCGCGGTTGCGCGGCGTGCCTGCCGGAAGCATCCGCCTGACCTCGACGGTGGCCAACACCGCTGGAGAAGCGCTCGCCACGGCCTTGCTCCTCGGCGTGTCACCCGGCAAGCCGAAGCGGATCATTCTGGTGACCAGCGCGTTTCATATGCAGCGAGCGCTGATGCTTTTCATGGCGGCGGGCTTCGAGGTCGAACCCTGCCCGGTCGATTTCTGGGCAACCGATCTGAAGAGCCGGACGACGCTACTCGATTTTATTCCCAGTGCCAATGCCATGAACGACTCGGCGACGGCATTACGCGAAATGATCGGTCAAATTGTTTACAGCTCCGGAATGCGATTCATGACATTGGCCAGGTGA
- a CDS encoding UpxY family transcription antiterminator, producing MTNALKKDGCWYAVYVRSRYEKKVHQYLLEKGLSSFLPLIETLRQWSDRKKRVEEPLIRGYVFVNINYHKEHVHVLETDGVVKFIGIGKTPSVISERDIDWLKRLAHEPDAIGETVISIPVGKKVRVLAGPFKDMEGVVKKEGREERLLVYFDSIMQGVEITISPELLAPIEKGASGQAVEGSKTGDHEVESAIRHLAHS from the coding sequence ATGACCAATGCGCTTAAAAAGGATGGCTGCTGGTATGCCGTTTACGTTCGCTCCCGCTACGAGAAAAAAGTGCACCAGTACCTCCTGGAAAAGGGACTTTCCAGCTTTCTCCCTTTGATTGAAACGCTCAGGCAGTGGAGCGACAGGAAAAAGAGGGTCGAAGAGCCGCTCATCAGGGGTTACGTTTTCGTGAATATCAACTATCACAAAGAGCATGTGCATGTGCTCGAAACCGATGGCGTGGTGAAGTTTATCGGTATCGGCAAGACGCCGTCGGTGATTTCCGAGCGCGATATCGACTGGCTGAAGCGCCTCGCTCACGAACCCGACGCGATTGGCGAGACTGTGATTTCGATTCCTGTCGGCAAGAAGGTTCGCGTGCTGGCCGGGCCGTTCAAAGATATGGAAGGCGTGGTCAAAAAAGAGGGTCGGGAAGAGCGGCTCTTGGTCTATTTCGACAGCATCATGCAGGGCGTGGAAATCACGATTTCGCCGGAGCTGCTCGCGCCAATTGAAAAGGGCGCGTCCGGGCAGGCGGTCGAAGGGAGCAAAACCGGCGACCATGAGGTAGAGTCTGCTATCAGGCATTTGGCTCACTCCTGA
- a CDS encoding PTS sugar transporter subunit IIA encodes MLKSVLDALENGRLVELPDNDKSDALQFLATILEAVPSIPAGSNIVEIVLEHEKNSNTSLGFGWACPHARVNFDGDLCCAIGWSPAGIDYGIAGEPLVRLVVMFFVPENQRNTYLKEVSTLARVLKSNPEFQNLEPIGDLDQVRNTLLDMTHQAMSEGGKNYRARMIQLDTLTKSAGDAGHYWLKGMQIDALLVVAGPDIKPLVLSQNAELSRLATQDTQLVPAIASGNHYELQGWQIVRRSSTAYAGERVIYDCLAIKTRQGQGAPEAGG; translated from the coding sequence ATGTTAAAAAGCGTTCTCGACGCCCTTGAAAACGGGCGGCTGGTCGAGCTGCCCGACAACGACAAGAGCGACGCCTTGCAGTTCCTGGCCACAATACTCGAAGCGGTACCCTCGATTCCGGCGGGTTCCAATATCGTCGAAATCGTGCTCGAACACGAAAAAAACTCCAACACCTCGCTCGGCTTCGGATGGGCCTGCCCCCACGCGCGCGTAAACTTCGACGGCGACCTCTGCTGCGCCATCGGCTGGAGTCCGGCGGGGATCGATTACGGCATCGCGGGCGAACCGCTCGTGCGCTTGGTGGTGATGTTTTTCGTGCCCGAAAACCAGCGCAACACCTATCTCAAGGAGGTTTCGACGCTTGCGCGGGTGCTGAAAAGCAACCCGGAGTTTCAGAATCTCGAACCGATTGGCGACCTCGACCAGGTAAGAAACACCCTGCTCGACATGACGCATCAGGCGATGAGCGAAGGCGGCAAAAACTACCGAGCCAGGATGATCCAGCTCGACACGCTCACCAAAAGCGCAGGGGATGCCGGGCACTACTGGCTGAAGGGAATGCAGATCGACGCCCTGCTGGTCGTTGCTGGACCGGATATAAAGCCGCTGGTTTTGTCACAAAATGCGGAACTCTCCAGACTCGCCACCCAGGACACCCAGCTCGTCCCCGCCATCGCCTCCGGCAACCACTACGAACTGCAAGGCTGGCAGATCGTGCGGAGAAGCTCAACTGCGTATGCAGGAGAGCGGGTGATTTACGACTGTCTGGCCATAAAAACCCGTCAGGGGCAAGGCGCTCCGGAAGCTGGAGGGTGA
- a CDS encoding (deoxy)nucleoside triphosphate pyrophosphohydrolase has product MTTSYHIGNVVCAIIEREGRFLIARRPLGKHLARKWEFPGSKVETGESEAEALERELIEELGVRMEIVERLMPVEHCYADRSLRLIAFHCRIAAGAPNAGEHEELRWIDIGEADDYDFPEADLPILAEYRQKIAASVQSLPGKRRGTA; this is encoded by the coding sequence TTGACTACTTCATACCATATCGGCAACGTCGTGTGTGCCATCATCGAGCGCGAGGGCCGGTTCCTGATAGCCCGAAGGCCCTTGGGCAAGCATCTTGCGCGGAAATGGGAGTTTCCGGGGAGCAAGGTGGAGACCGGCGAATCGGAAGCCGAAGCACTCGAACGGGAGCTGATAGAGGAGCTTGGCGTCCGCATGGAGATTGTCGAACGCCTCATGCCGGTCGAGCACTGCTACGCCGACCGGTCGCTCCGGCTGATTGCGTTTCACTGCCGTATCGCTGCTGGCGCTCCGAATGCCGGTGAGCACGAGGAGCTGCGATGGATCGACATCGGCGAGGCCGACGACTACGATTTTCCGGAGGCCGATTTGCCCATTCTTGCCGAGTACCGGCAGAAAATTGCCGCATCTGTACAGTCGTTGCCCGGCAAGCGGCGCGGAACAGCGTGA